AACCCCCTCCACCCTCAGCTCCACCCGGGGGGAGAGGCGCAGGGGGCTTTCCAGGCCGAGGGCGTTTCGCTGGGCTACCCTGGCCCCCACCACCGCCCCCCTTTCCGAAGGGAGGAGGCGGCCCTCCTGGGCCCCCAGCCCAGGATACAGGAGGTCGGGGCTCACCCCCAGAGGTAGACCCTGGAAGAAGAAGCTGGTGCCAGGGTCAAAGCCTCCCCGGGCGAGGAAGAGGGTGGGGATCACAGCCTTTACCCCTAGATCCTTCCCGGCCTCTTCCAGGGCGCGGATCTGCTCCTGGGTTATCTCGGGAAAGGCCCCTAGGCCGAAGCCCTCCGTCCCCTCGGGCACCACCTGGATGGCTGGGCCCACCCGGGAGAGCTCCTGGAAGAGGGCCCGCCTCAGGCCTTCCCCGAAGGAGAGGAAGAGGACCATGCTGCCCGTGGCCACCAGCACCCCCAGCAGGGTGAGGAGGCTCCGCACGGGCCTGGCCATGAGGTTGCGCAGGACGAGGTAAAGGACTTCCATCCCCCCAAGCTTACCCTGGGGGGAGGTCTTGGGCGTGGCCGGAGCTACAGGAGGCGCTCCACGAAGCGGGTGTCCATGGCCTCCAGCAACTCCTGGGGCCTCACCTTTTGCCGCTCAGGATGCTCGTAGTAGGCCCTTTCCGCCTCCTCAAAGTCCTCGTGGCCCACGAACCAGAGGAACTCCCTCTCCGAGAGCCAGTAGGCCCCGAGGACCTGGAAGCCCAGGGCCTGGCGCAGGGGAACGATGGTCTCCAGGAAGACTTTCTGAAAGGGCTCCCTCGCCCCCTCCTTCAGGGTGTAGCGGCGCATCTGGACCTTCATGGGCCAAGTTTAAGGCATCAGGAGGCGTGGGGAGGCGGCCCTTCGGGAAGCCCTCCCTTGTGAGGGGGCTGGCCCTCTAGGGCCAGGGACCGAATCCCCCGCTTTGTGGGTCCAGACCCTATAATCAAAGCCATGCGCACGGCGGAGATCCGCGAGGGGTACCTCTCCTTCTTTGAGAGCAAGGGCCATCTGCGCCTGCCCTCCTTCAGCCTCATCCCCGAGAACGACCCCTCCCTCCTCTTCACCTCCGCGGGCATGGCCCCCTTAAAGCCCTACTTCCTGGGGGCCAGGCCCATCTTCGGGGGCAAGGAGTGGCGGAGGGTCACCACCTGCCAGAAGTGCCTCCGGGTGGGGGACATTGAGAACGTGGGCCGCACGGGGCGGCACAACACCTTCTTTGAAATGCTGGGTAACTTCTCCTTCGGGGACTACTTCAAGAGGGAGGCCATCCTCTGGGCCTGGGAGTTCCTCACCGAGCACTTGAAGCTTGAACCCGACCGCCTCTGGGTCACGGTCTACGAGGACGACGACGAGGCCTACGCCCTCTGGCGGGACCTGGTGGGGGTACCCGAGGAGCAGATCGGTCGCTTCGGGGAGGAGGAGAACTACTGGCCTGGGGGGGCCATCACCCACGGGCCGAACGGGCCTTCTGGCCCCTGCTCGGAGATCTTCTACGACCGGGGGCCCGCCTTCGGCACCCCCGACGAGACCGGCCCCAACACGGGAAGCGGGGACCGGTTCGTGGAGATCTGGAACCTGGTCTTCACCCAGTACGACCGCCAGGGGCCCATCCCCGGCCCTGGCATCCTCAAGCCCCTGCCCCAGAAGAACATAGACACCGGCATGGGCCTCTACCGGGTGGCGGCCATCCTGCAGGGCGTGGAGGACTTCTACCGTACAGATACCTTCTACCCCATCCTCGAGCGGGTAGCCCTCTTGAGCGGCAGGCCCTACCTGGGCCAGGAGAGCGTGAGCCACCGGGTCATCGCCGACCACGTCCGGGCGGTGGTGGCGGCCCTTTCCGATGGGGTCACCTTCTCCAACACCGGGAGGGGGTACGTGATCCGCCGCCTCCTCCGCCGGGCCCTGCGCCACGGCTACCTCCTGGGCCTGGCCGAGCCCTTCCTCCACCGGCTCGCCCCGGTGGTGGCGGAGCTCCTCGGGGACTTCTACCCCGAGATGCGGGAGAACCTGGCCGCCGTGGAGCGGCAGGTCCGCCTCGAGGAGGAGCGCTTCCTGGAGACCCTGGAAGGGGGGCTAAAGCGCCTGGACGCCCTCCTTTCCGGCCTGAGGCCGGGGGAGGTCCTCCCGGGAGGGGAGGCCTTCCGCCTTTACGACACCTACGGCTTCCCCCTGGACCTCACGGTGGAGATCGCCGCCGAGAGGGGCTTTGGCGTGGACACCGAGGGCTTTAAGAGAGCCCTAGAGGCCCAACAGGAGCGCTCCCGGGCGGCTATGGCCTTTGAGCGGGAGATCTTCAAGCGGAGCGCCCAGGTCCTGGAGGAGCTCTACGCTGAGAAGGGGGCCACGGAGTTCCTGGGCTACGGCACCCTGGAGGCCGAGGCCCAGGTCCTGGCCCTCCTGGCGGGGGACGAGAGCCTAGGGGAGGCGGGCCCCGGCACCGAGGTCCAGGTGGTCCTGGACCGGACCCCCTTCTACGCGGAAGGGGGCGGGCAGATCGGGGACTTTGGCCTTTTGGAGTGGCCCGGGGGAAGGGCCCGGGTGGAGACCACCCACAGGACCGAGCAGGGCATCTTCCTGCACCGGGCCCGGGTGGAGGAGGGGGTCCTTCGG
The genomic region above belongs to Thermus sediminis and contains:
- a CDS encoding NIPSNAP family protein, giving the protein MKVQMRRYTLKEGAREPFQKVFLETIVPLRQALGFQVLGAYWLSEREFLWFVGHEDFEEAERAYYEHPERQKVRPQELLEAMDTRFVERLL
- the alaS gene encoding alanine--tRNA ligase, whose product is MRTAEIREGYLSFFESKGHLRLPSFSLIPENDPSLLFTSAGMAPLKPYFLGARPIFGGKEWRRVTTCQKCLRVGDIENVGRTGRHNTFFEMLGNFSFGDYFKREAILWAWEFLTEHLKLEPDRLWVTVYEDDDEAYALWRDLVGVPEEQIGRFGEEENYWPGGAITHGPNGPSGPCSEIFYDRGPAFGTPDETGPNTGSGDRFVEIWNLVFTQYDRQGPIPGPGILKPLPQKNIDTGMGLYRVAAILQGVEDFYRTDTFYPILERVALLSGRPYLGQESVSHRVIADHVRAVVAALSDGVTFSNTGRGYVIRRLLRRALRHGYLLGLAEPFLHRLAPVVAELLGDFYPEMRENLAAVERQVRLEEERFLETLEGGLKRLDALLSGLRPGEVLPGGEAFRLYDTYGFPLDLTVEIAAERGFGVDTEGFKRALEAQQERSRAAMAFEREIFKRSAQVLEELYAEKGATEFLGYGTLEAEAQVLALLAGDESLGEAGPGTEVQVVLDRTPFYAEGGGQIGDFGLLEWPGGRARVETTHRTEQGIFLHRARVEEGVLRVGERVRAVVDPKRRDTERNHTATHLLHAALRAVLGPHVRQAGSLVAPDRLRFDFTHPEALTGEELERIELLVNRWILADFPVTWRYLPLEEARKEGAMALFGEKYGEVVRVVRVEGSPLEGLESKELCGGTHVRRTGEIGAFLIRGEEAVSAGVRRIEAVTGEGAIRFARGALSRLKALTERLEVGEAAIEERLEKLLAELRAKEKEVEGLKARLVQAALGGGGGLALEEKGGLRWAALKLPGLDLAALRQAADDLVGRGADVALVLSGGQAVLKLSKRAQEKGLEAGSLFRALAERAGGRGGGKGALAQGGGLDPERARLVLPELLP